One Nitrospiria bacterium genomic window carries:
- the glyS gene encoding glycine--tRNA ligase subunit beta, with translation MSKELFLEIGTEEIPAVFLPPALGQLEKLAETMFQNHRIAFSGLKTLGTPRRLVLLCEDVSVQQTDVEMETLGPARRISYDPQGHPTPAAKGFAKSQGVEVEDLSFKTTEKGEYICVKKLEKGEKTFSLLKTIFPELISSLHFPKSMRWNGGKVRFARPIRWIVALFNDQVVPFSLGKVRAGSFSRGHMAIPSPGKTKSIQFKFKGITQYLQEARKYHVLVDPIERKVKIEKEIGRLTRGGAEVIPDQELLELTTNMVEFPVAIKGGFHREFLELPREVLINAMREHQGYFPIEDPKGKLLPQFISVCDVKASKMNVIRKGNERVLRARLADARFFFKKDRKEGLDKRVDELKGMTFHQGLGTLYEKTQRLQALGEFLANQWDGFSIDQIRRAAFLSKADLRTEMVGEFPKLQGIMGGEYARFQGEETEVYQAISEQYLPGFVGDHLPQTEAGTALAIADKLDSLTGFFGINRAPSGSQDPYGLRRQALGIGLILIGKQKRLSLVGAITEGIRVYQGKIKRPSQELGEALLDFFKQRISYLLTQEGFRTDLVTAILDRCDDPFDARERLIALVQLSRQTGFNELIVAFTRVMNILPKGFEGEVQAERFQDEVERNLFGLFQKTEKTVLPLMDEFKYSKALAELVSLKPFIDTFFEKVLVMDPDPQIRQNRLALMKGLRDLFWLFGNFSKIQQSEGKQE, from the coding sequence ATGTCTAAAGAACTCTTCCTAGAAATTGGAACCGAAGAAATTCCTGCGGTCTTTTTGCCGCCCGCCCTCGGGCAGTTGGAAAAATTGGCCGAAACAATGTTTCAAAACCATCGCATTGCCTTCTCAGGACTCAAAACCCTTGGAACTCCTCGGCGGTTGGTTCTTTTGTGTGAGGATGTCTCGGTTCAACAAACCGATGTTGAAATGGAAACATTGGGTCCCGCCAGAAGGATTTCTTATGACCCCCAGGGCCATCCTACCCCAGCCGCAAAAGGTTTTGCAAAATCCCAGGGAGTGGAAGTGGAGGATCTCTCTTTCAAAACCACGGAGAAGGGAGAATATATTTGCGTTAAGAAACTTGAAAAGGGGGAAAAAACCTTTTCGCTTTTGAAAACCATTTTCCCCGAATTAATTTCCTCTTTGCATTTCCCCAAAAGCATGCGTTGGAATGGAGGGAAGGTTCGTTTTGCCAGACCGATTCGGTGGATTGTGGCATTATTTAATGATCAGGTGGTTCCTTTTTCCCTTGGGAAGGTTCGGGCCGGTTCCTTTTCGAGGGGCCATATGGCAATCCCTTCCCCAGGAAAAACCAAATCAATTCAGTTTAAATTTAAAGGAATTACCCAATACCTTCAAGAGGCAAGGAAATATCATGTGCTTGTGGATCCTATAGAGCGGAAAGTAAAAATTGAAAAAGAAATCGGTCGACTCACCCGGGGAGGGGCCGAGGTCATTCCGGACCAAGAACTTTTAGAGTTAACCACCAATATGGTTGAATTTCCCGTTGCCATCAAGGGGGGATTCCACCGTGAATTTTTGGAGCTTCCCAGGGAGGTGTTGATCAATGCCATGAGGGAGCATCAGGGCTATTTCCCAATTGAAGACCCAAAAGGAAAACTTCTTCCCCAATTTATATCGGTGTGTGATGTGAAGGCCTCAAAGATGAATGTGATACGAAAGGGGAATGAGCGGGTCCTGAGAGCCAGATTGGCGGATGCCAGGTTTTTTTTCAAAAAGGATCGAAAAGAGGGGCTGGATAAACGGGTAGATGAATTGAAGGGAATGACTTTTCATCAGGGGTTGGGGACCCTCTATGAGAAAACCCAACGGTTGCAGGCTCTCGGAGAGTTTTTGGCCAATCAATGGGATGGATTTTCTATTGACCAAATTCGTCGTGCAGCTTTTTTGTCCAAAGCGGATTTGAGGACCGAGATGGTAGGTGAATTTCCCAAACTACAGGGGATCATGGGAGGAGAATATGCCCGTTTTCAAGGGGAGGAGACAGAGGTCTATCAGGCGATTTCCGAGCAGTACCTTCCCGGGTTTGTAGGAGATCATTTACCTCAAACCGAAGCAGGAACGGCCCTGGCCATCGCTGATAAATTGGATTCCCTTACCGGATTTTTTGGCATCAATCGTGCTCCATCTGGTTCTCAAGACCCCTATGGACTCCGGCGCCAGGCTTTGGGAATAGGGTTAATCCTCATTGGGAAGCAAAAACGGCTTTCCCTGGTGGGTGCTATTACGGAAGGGATCCGGGTTTATCAGGGGAAGATTAAGCGACCTTCCCAGGAACTAGGCGAAGCGCTTTTGGATTTTTTTAAACAGAGGATTTCCTACCTGTTGACCCAAGAAGGTTTTCGAACGGATTTGGTGACGGCCATCCTGGATCGGTGTGATGATCCCTTTGATGCACGCGAACGTTTGATCGCATTGGTGCAGCTATCAAGGCAGACCGGGTTTAATGAACTCATTGTTGCTTTTACGCGGGTGATGAATATCCTCCCCAAAGGCTTTGAGGGAGAGGTTCAGGCCGAACGTTTTCAGGATGAGGTGGAGAGAAACCTTTTTGGGTTGTTTCAAAAAACAGAAAAAACCGTTCTTCCCTTGATGGACGAATTTAAATATTCAAAGGCCTTAGCAGAATTGGTTTCTCTTAAACCTTTTATTGATACGTTTTTCGAAAAGGTCCTGGTGATGGATCCCGATCCACAGATCCGGCAGAACCGGCTGGCCCTGATGAAAGGATTAAGAGATCTGTTTTGGCTTTTTGGTAATTTTTCAAAGATCCAACAAAGTGAGGGAAAACAGGAATGA
- a CDS encoding glycine--tRNA ligase subunit alpha, giving the protein MKKISSLTFQQLILAFQHFWEKQGCVLQQPYDLEMGAGTFHPATFLRALGPEFWKAAFVQPCRRPTDGRYGENPNRLQHYYQYQVLLKPPPEDIQQLYLKSLKEVGISNREHDIRFVHDDWESPTLGAWGLGWEVRLDGMEITQFTYFQEVGGIELDPVSVEITYGLERIAMYLQNVDNVFDLVWTDGIFYGDVHHETEIQFSRYNFEEADIEGLKQAFSLCEEEAKRLVEKGLVYPAYDQCMKCSHLFNLLEARGAISVAERTTYITRVRNIARKCAEAYLHFREEKGHPLTQPGKKREKVWKIHV; this is encoded by the coding sequence ATGAAAAAAATTTCTTCTTTAACCTTTCAACAGCTAATTTTAGCCTTCCAGCATTTTTGGGAAAAACAAGGATGTGTACTTCAGCAGCCCTATGACCTTGAGATGGGGGCGGGTACCTTTCACCCTGCCACCTTTCTCCGAGCGTTAGGTCCGGAATTTTGGAAGGCCGCTTTTGTTCAACCCTGCCGAAGACCCACCGATGGCCGGTATGGGGAAAATCCCAACCGGCTTCAGCATTATTATCAATATCAGGTTTTGCTTAAACCCCCTCCGGAGGATATCCAACAACTCTACCTGAAAAGCTTAAAAGAAGTGGGTATTTCCAATAGGGAGCATGATATCCGGTTTGTCCATGATGATTGGGAATCTCCCACGCTGGGAGCCTGGGGCCTGGGCTGGGAAGTGCGGTTGGATGGAATGGAGATCACCCAATTCACCTATTTTCAAGAGGTGGGGGGGATTGAATTGGATCCGGTTTCCGTTGAAATTACCTATGGGCTTGAGCGGATTGCCATGTACCTTCAAAATGTGGACAATGTTTTTGATTTGGTTTGGACCGATGGAATTTTTTATGGGGATGTTCACCACGAGACGGAGATCCAGTTTTCCCGTTATAACTTTGAAGAGGCGGACATTGAGGGTTTAAAGCAAGCATTTTCCCTCTGCGAGGAGGAGGCAAAACGGTTGGTCGAAAAAGGACTTGTTTACCCGGCCTATGACCAATGCATGAAGTGTTCCCACCTTTTCAATCTCCTTGAAGCCCGAGGGGCCATCAGTGTGGCAGAGCGTACAACTTATATTACACGCGTTCGTAACATTGCCCGAAAATGTGCGGAAGCGTACCTTCATTTTCGGGAAGAAAAAGGACATCCTTTAACCCAACCGGGAAAGAAAAGGGAGAAAGTTTGGAAGATTCATGTCTAA